The window ATCAGTGCTCCTTTTCACTGTAGATGTTTGCTGAAACATAGCTAAAGTTAATGCTAATTCTACACATTCTTGATTTgtggtaaatttaatttttaattatattaaaatagagaaatgataCATGTCCCTTccctattataaaaaaaaaaaaaaaaacggacATGTCTGTTATACAGCGACCTCGACCCTTAATCGGCGAAGTACCTTTTGTACAACAGTCCGATCATTTTTGTATAACAGCCTcgttaaaataatagtaatcaCATCAaattaatagtatatatattttcatttttttttttggattaaatttgtCATAAACTATGAACAAACCAAACAATTGATTCAGCATATTCGTTTAAAGGAGGTTAAAAACAATACATAAAAGtgaatatttaactaattaactcCCTTTTCTATTGGGTGTTTTATGACTTCGCCATAGGCAATACTTGGACCATTACATGCTTTTCCAATTATATTGGGTGATTAAGTTTCTTCTCCATGTGCGAATGATGTCGTGCATATATGTTCAGACATCTCgccaaatttgtttgtttgtgtgtCTAACCTCGGAAaagattttgtattttatttttaccaaattTGGTATACTTAATTCCAAATATACTTTTGATAACGTTAATTACAAACAGATTGTTTCCATAATTGTTACGATAACTACATATAGCGATAATTAATAGGCAGCTTTCAGACAATTCTTCATCTCCGTTTTGCATAAGATAGTGTGCTTCCAGTATAGCCATTAACTTGCTCGCCACAATGTGTACCCATGAGTTTAGAGTACATCACAAGTTTTGCGGAAATTATTCTGTAAGTTTCACTTCCCGGATGGGGGCTACAGCTGAGTCTTTTAGCCATCATCATAAATTTCAATTCCCGAATACGACGCTTGGTAACTTGCTATCTAACCCTCTAGCAAGAGGCAATGGAATGAGTCTTGATGCCCATCTCGTCTAACCCTAGCAATGGACGATGCAATGGAATGAGCCTTGATGCCTATCTCATCTCTCAAACTGGCCTTGCACTAGCAATAGACGATGCAATGGAATGAGCCTTGATGCCTATCTCATCTCTCAAACTGGCCTTGCACTAGCAATAGACGATGCAATGGAATGAGCCTTGATGCCTATCTCATCTCTCAAACTGGCCTTGCACGTGGAATCCATGTTGATGCATGCATTCCATCAGTTTATTGAGGTGTATACCAATTGGTTGAAAATGGATGAATACTTACTTGCACACCCTGACCATTTCCACAAAAGTAAGATCCTCCTCTCCCATAACTacatactatattttatttttagcttATTACATTAACAACAAAAGTCGCACCAAAAATAATGCAAATATAAAGTACTTACCAAACATATACATACCAACCAGCACTAATTTACATACTTCAAACTAATTGCAAACATGCTACCTTCAGAGGATACATATCAAAAGCCCAGCATACcataaaacataataacaatCTTATGCATATTTAATGAGTTCACAAATCCATTCAAGATTTAAGTTTTTCAGGTTTTCATTCAGCCAGGCACAAAATAATCCATTCTCTCTACAGGAAGATTCAGAACCGACGTTTCCACCTGCAAATGCACACGATAATTTTGTTAAAGAAGAAAAGGAAACTCGGAAGTTCAGTACAACCAAGATGTGTTAAGTACCTCTTCAAATGGAACAAATACAAAGGGTGTTAGTCCTCTCCTGTGAGAGATAGCAGGTACTTCTGGATTATGTGTCTCATCTTCTTCCCATCCTTCCACAAGTCCAAGAATGTCGTCATTATTCCCATTGACTTCAACATCGTTCACACCACTTGTGACCAATGATAGCAGATCCAGACGATTGTTAGCTCCTGGTACTGTTCCTCTCAGTCTGTCAAATCAACAAACATAAATGACCTCTTAACCGAAAATGTAAAGAAAAGGagttttggttttaattttctAGTTGGATAGTGATTGAGATAAAATACAGTTTCCAAGCATCACACCTGAGGCGGATTCTCCACACAGTTGATTGCCTACCAGGATACAAGAAAGCAGCTTCCATCTTACAAACACAAGATTATTCGAAAACAAACACGAATCAGTAATGAATGGATACAAATTATAGAACAACAACAAACGCTAACCTTGTCATCTGAGAGCAAATAGTGACCAGCGTAAACACTTTCACTTTTAGCTGAACGGAAGTTCATGAATTTTGCAACATCTTTAATCTTTTGCGAGCTATTCTGGGAAACAAGAGAACAAGCAACACATGTTAgaatttgacaaaaataatataaaaagaaatccaTACAAGTTAGGGATGCAACCTTGTACAGAAACTTCCCAGATGCATAAAATCTTAGATAGCGGAAATAGCAAACCTGTAATTAGCAAGAATGAATCAACAAAGGGAGGTGTTTCACAATACACGAAATAGAAATAAAAGAACTAACCACGTGAACTGGATTGGTAACAGTCCATTCTGCAACACCTGCTCGGATATATGTGTTCCTACTGACATAAATACCTGATGAAacgaaatataataaataggaTTGATCTTTCAGAAATACAAATGATTCTATCACCAATTTTCCCTCATGACCACTATAAAACCACGATTACCATCAATACGAATTCTTGGTCTTGAAAGCCACATTTTCTTCCATGATCCATCATACTTTGACtgtaaaatcttataattttgcACAACTCCTGAAACCTTCAGAAGAACAAGCTTTAAGGTTATGACAGAAAAACAAAGATAGCTGGAAGATTGTATTACATTCATCAACAAAAGATTGAAATACCTGCCAAGCTTTCAAACACGCGTTTCTCCAAAATACAGGGTTCCGAACTGTATATCTCCACTTTCGGCAAACACAAGCAACCTTTCCCAAGTTGTATGTTGTCATTTTTGCAAAGACCTGGACGAAATGATTTATTAACTGAATTTCCCCTTTCTACATCATCCAAATACCAATACCCTGAAGGAACTCTTTATAATCAAAAGTTCTAATTGATAGAAAAGAGGTAATGCAGAAGTCAGAAGATACTACTCCATTCTTGTTTCTGATTAGAACgggagggagggagggaggTAAGGAGGTTCTATTACTATAGGGCTAAACGAAACAAGATCAAAGACTCAAATAATGGCATTTAAAAACTGGAAGCTGCTACAATAAGATTGGCAGAGAGTTGAACCTCGAAAAGTAACTCATCAGGCAAGGCTCTGTGGATTAATGCTTGATCAACAAATGGTTTACTACTTGCACTTCCAAGAGGAGCCACAGGCCTGACATGGACTCCATAAAGATCTACACAAGATAAAAGGAAATTAATTAACCATGGCCTTTGTGAGTAAGAGATTGGAAGGGGAAATGTTACCTAGCCATGGCCTTTGTGTAATTAAGAATTGGGTTGTCTTCAGCCGCGCCGCCTCAAGTTCAGCTTGAATGTTTAAAGCAATATCTACAtcaacaacaaacaaacaaacaaacaattgaCAGATCATATGTTTCAGAAAAATTGGGCGAAATTCAGAAAATGTGAAGGAATTGATCAACACAAGGATGGGAAAAGTCTAAAACTACAATCCAATTTTTGAGACGGAACACAGCATTAAagttaattttctaattaagacGAAAAGTGATGATCAATCGATccgattgaggctgatgaagaAATTTACCTGAAGCCATGAAGATCTTGGTTGAACAATCATCCCCGCAGACACGATCACGGTTGTGCAGCACCGTAAAATATCTCTGggtcttcttttctttcttttttttttttttttttttttttggaaccGGACTGTTTTAAAAGCGACGGATAAGGATTCAGAAACACCCGGTTGGCGGTCTGCCACCTGTCtgcttctctctctctctctaacattcttgaaataaatttgtttttattttttaattaagaagcTAATAATCAATCATTGTCCTTCACTTTTTCAATAGTGTTGGAATCAAATCCTCaactttgttttctttttattttagtgaatttatttgaataatatttattataattctgaaaaacattaaattaaatatgttgaATTCCACTTATAAATTAGAACTCTTTCAAGTGAATGTAatggtatggttaagttagtttcttgaatttaaaatatacatttccTTTAATCATGATCAAACTTTAATTTTAAGACTGATTTAtaggaataaaaataatattaatatttatttttttaaattttttaaaatcttacaacaaataaaaatatatttttaattttaacattatgatattaatttttgaccaaaatatattataaacaatatattaattacaaaattaataatcaatccAAATGGAGCAATGGGGGCATTGCTAAGTGTGACAACAAGAAACAAATCAACAACAAAATCAGAATTAGACATGACAATCCCTCAATCATTCCAGCATTCTTATTATTGTCTAAATTAAAGACAAGACacttttttattaacataaacTTCCATGATTAACAACAAACAATTAGTTTACAGCAGCAACAAACAAAATCATAAACATTCTCATGATAAGAGTTGTGAGTATAATCTTTTCAATCGTCTATCTCGTCTCACCACACAAACATCTGGCTGCTTGTAGGGAAAAGTAAGTGAGTATAATGTTAGCGCCAGCCCGTTTTAGGCACATAAGGGACTCCATCATCACCTTTTCTTCGTCAATCATTTTAAGGACACCTCCAGCTTTGATCATCGAGTACTCACCCGAAacctatttattaattagatggATTTTGTAAATGAGAAAAAGAgttttattaacattataagAGAAAAATGGATGAACCTGATATGCAGCTATAGGCAAAGAAGACTTGTCCCTAAGAAGTCTGATGATATCCAAATAAGGAAGCCCTGGTTTCACCTgcaaacaaagaagaagaagatgaacaaacaaagaagatgaagaagaacctGAAACAAACTTACCAACAGTATATCTGCCCCTTCAGCCTCATCTTCACCTGCCTCAACCAGAGCCTCCCTATAATTAGCTGGATTCATCTGATAACTTTTTTAAACACACCATTCCAAAAGTTAAATTACtagaaactaaaattaaatacaaaaccAACAATGTTAAGCATACGTTTTCTTGTCCCCAAATCGCGGGTTTGAATCCAAAGCTTCTCGAAAAGGACCATAGAATGAACTTGCATACCTATTATAATATGTGACATGTTAAATTCATTCTGAAACCCCCAAATATAATTCAACTATACTTAGAATAAACCTATatatggaaaaaaataaaacaaataggACCTTAACAAAAGTACGAGAAAATTACTTACTTGGCCGAATATGACATTATAGACACGTGATGGAAACCTTCAGCATCAAGAGCTGCACGAATGGCCCCCACACGACCATCCATCATGTCGCTGGGACTCACCACATCTGCTCCTGCTCGTGCCTATATATCATGCATAAGTGAAACATAAATACATTTTTCAGtttctaatataaaataagagaaGAAAATTCACAGTACAAAAGGAAGACCTTGACCCACCAAGAATCCTACACCTCATAATAACCGTCCTTATGAAAATTTAGAATTCACATTACCTGTGAAACAGCCTGTTTGCACAACTGATGAACAGTCTCATCATTCATTATGACACCTAAATTGCATTAACAATATCAAATGCAGTATAATTAGCATCTTCATCGACCACCAAAAGAATTTCAGGCATCCAATTTATTTTGTCATAGTCGAACAACTTACCATCTTCCCTCACGATACCATCATGTCCATCAGATGAATATGGATCCAAAGCAACATCAGTGTAGATAACCTAAACATACATTTATTAGAATGACCATTACAATTACAAGTGGAAATATTAATAACTTACAAGATCCGGATACTTGTCTTTCAGCAACCTTATAGATCTGTGAACTAATCCATTTTCGTTGTATGCTTCATCCCCTGCAGAAGTCTGAATAGCATAATGAGTTATGTTGTCTACATCTCTTGAAAAGGCACCAGTTGTTTACTATTGACACTAACCTTCAAAGCATCGGGTACTTTGGGAAAGAGCACTATACTATTAACACCAACATCTCGTGCTTTTGCCACCTATTTAGAAAACATGATCTTCTTTAAGCTACATAATTCAGAATTTTGACTGGATTTAGCAATTTTGAGGCTTAAATAACCTCTGCAACGAGTCCATGTCTCCATCCTAGCCGATAGCATCCAGGCATAGCCCCGATAGGAGTATCCTCCTCCCCTGAGGATCAGATAAGGTAAGACATACTT is drawn from Impatiens glandulifera chromosome 3, dImpGla2.1, whole genome shotgun sequence and contains these coding sequences:
- the LOC124929530 gene encoding F-box protein 7, giving the protein MASDIALNIQAELEAARLKTTQFLITQRPWLDLYGVHVRPVAPLGSASSKPFVDQALIHRALPDELLFEVFAKMTTYNLGKVACVCRKWRYTVRNPVFWRNACLKAWQVSGVVQNYKILQSKYDGSWKKMWLSRPRIRIDGIYVSRNTYIRAGVAEWTVTNPVHVVCYFRYLRFYASGKFLYKNSSQKIKDVAKFMNFRSAKSESVYAGHYLLSDDKMEAAFLYPGRQSTVWRIRLRLRGTVPGANNRLDLLSLVTSGVNDVEVNGNNDDILGLVEGWEEDETHNPEVPAISHRRGLTPFVFVPFEEVETSVLNLPVERMDYFVPG
- the LOC124929282 gene encoding delta-aminolevulinic acid dehydratase 1, chloroplastic-like, with the protein product MTSMVINFSCNVQAIKGLDCTKSVGFKPNVNSNVVLSRPANQTRRSLILRASERRHESIKKTGMTDDECEAAVVSGNVPEAPPVPPKPASPAGTPVVPSLLLNRRPRRNRQSPALRAAFQETHLSPANFVYPLFIHEGEEDTPIGAMPGCYRLGWRHGLVAEVAKARDVGVNSIVLFPKVPDALKTSAGDEAYNENGLVHRSIRLLKDKYPDLVIYTDVALDPYSSDGHDGIVREDGVIMNDETVHQLCKQAVSQARAGADVVSPSDMMDGRVGAIRAALDAEGFHHVSIMSYSAKYASSFYGPFREALDSNPRFGDKKTYQMNPANYREALVEAGEDEAEGADILLVKPGLPYLDIIRLLRDKSSLPIAAYQVSGEYSMIKAGGVLKMIDEEKVMMESLMCLKRAGANIILTYFSLQAARCLCGETR